Proteins from one Plasmodium gaboni strain SY75 chromosome 4, whole genome shotgun sequence genomic window:
- a CDS encoding putative membrane protein (conserved Plasmodium membrane protein, unknown function) has protein sequence MSNLTAAEEKFLKHDWVNDKNWKLYLSNLYPSPSINNIEKYKKKYFQKNIDKDLDINTNFSTVKEQKQESPNSNFFSYNNNIYSYKGKLPVIIFFYSTFVLCASLFYFLLLSLNINLYKKLGTFMSLSYLFAYLGLLLLDYKTQKNNFSLVNFFSCEKGHYLSYSMILFFIKDAVLIFLPIFLTLLINIYLIYKQLKSSLVPFIQKNYYINKLVSYMDKMILNVYMMRANIEIYNLLFIIICLFFRRASLLNLIIYTHFFKLKYASSDSYFHACYSKNGEMIRQYLSHPMVPRVFLNIFNKISHYFNVYLSYRRR, from the exons ATGAGTAATTTAACAGCAGCGGAAGAAAAATTTTTga AACATGATTGGGTTAATGACAAGAACTGGAAATTGTATTTAAGTAATTTATATCCTTCTCCttctataaataatatcgagaaatataaaaagaaatactttcaaaaaaatatagataaagatcttgatataaatacaaaCTTTAGTACTGTAAAAGAGCAAAAACAAGAATCTCCGAACTCTAactttttttcatataataataatatttatagtTATAAAGGGAAGTTACCAGTTATAATCTTTTTCTATTCCACATTTGTTTTATGTGCCagtttattttatttcttattattatcactaaatataaatttatataaa aAATTGGGAACGTTTATGTCGTTGTCTTATTTGTTTGCATATTTGggattattattattagatTATAAAACACAGAAAAATAACTTTTCCTTAgtcaattttttttcatgtGAAAAAG GTCattatttatcatattctATGATCctattttttattaaagaTGCCGTTCTGATATTCCTTCCTATATTTTTAACACTCTTGATTAATATTTATCTAATTTATAAACAATTGAAATCTAGTCTTGTACCATTTATCCAAAA gaattattatattaataaattagTTTCTTACATGGACAAAATG ATATTAAATGTCTACATGATGAGAGCAAATATAGAAATTTACAatttactttttattatcatatgtttatttttcaGAAGAGCTAGcttattaaatttaatcATATATACACATTTCTTTAAATTAAA aTACGCTTCCTCTGATTCTTATTTCCACGCTTGTTATTCTAAAAATGGAg AAATGATTAGACAATATTTATCGCATCCAATGGTGCCCAGAGTATttctaaatatatttaataag aTATCTCATTATTTTAATGTGTACCTAAGTTACCGAAGAAgataa
- a CDS encoding hypothetical protein (conserved Plasmodium protein, unknown function), whose protein sequence is MNNTCKYLYRSIIQSCNNTFNSDIEAKLHVLNGIKNIIREQLKHKDENEIKQHLIDANTFIKENIIQAVYNNSTGNYKVQIKEEQVKKGTITLGTKIEKDFP, encoded by the coding sequence ATGAATAATACGTGCAAATATTTATACAGAAGTATAATTCAATCCTGTAATAATACGTTTAATTCAGATATTGAAGCTAAACTACATGTATTAAAtggaataaaaaatattataagaGAACAACTTAAACATAAAGATGAGAACGAAATAAAACAACATTTAATTGATGCTAACACTTTTATTAAAGAGAATATTATTCAAGCtgtttataataattccacaggaaattataaagttcaaataaaagaagaacAAGTGAAAAAAGGAACAATTACATTAGGTACCAAAATTGAAAAAGATTTTCCATAA
- a CDS encoding putative lysine decarboxylase, protein MKFSNDPNFHIDEDSVHMNNIHQNKIEEDVIDDMKAVSDYNVNNKEVQRNSLSVKENEKMRLNSVGVYKLKREEYKNNMNQRNIQQKNINAIYKYHKNIHTKVYDENIEYNRNSYEENLHGKTKYDRIEELENYININNATSVCSLRIKLWEALLLYINNLNVEFIYFIISCLKEIEVYWGQEATENLHEIINLINDKKYKEVSNKIRETLSSLSVTTGKITDENPFFYTLIVSSKRDENRNSSTNNYSDLTCELNKILQYEHNRLSNQINNKALEYKIIEVSNAREALLACLINPQILSVVIVDNLNIDEDGMEEKDIYNYYNDENNSVNNHSVANSYVYNTGVVNNIHMPINKANMNNIGVNSSAINNKDIYMKGMVSTNRHHNNNNNNNNNNNYNYNNNNNYNNYNNNNYNNYNNYNNGGIADFKKNKSYNYGNNYLNNNMNLNKKYNDSNKKNSINSINNLNYMNNINNVNNINNVNNVNNVNNMYNINYNNDNICHHQFKQHKFNIADFVLGYEQLVSAPLEKMKKGFNSLVILIKSIAYIRSSVDIFCVCTSITLDSLQSVNNMIIRIFTTHDDHSDLHESILDGVKKKIKTPFFNALKAYAERPIGVFHALAISKGNSVRRSRWIQSLLDFYGVNLFKAESSATCGGLDSLLDPHGSLKDAQIMAARAYSSKYCFFVTNGTSSSNKIVMQALVKPGDIILVDRACHKSHHYGFVLSQAFPCYLDPYPVSKYGIYGAVPIYVIKKTLLEYRKSNKLHLVRLIILTNCTFDGIVYNVKRVMEECLSIKPDLIFLFDEAWFAYACFHPILKFRTAMTVAEKMRSTEQKRIYEKIHNKLLKKFGNVKSLNDVPEEELLKTRLYPNPNEYKVRVYATQSIHKSLTSLRQGSVILISDDNFESHAYTPFKEAYYTHMSTSPNYQILATLDAGRAQMELEGYGLVEKQTEAAFLIRKELSEDPIISKYFRILNADDLIPDRLRQCTVSYMKRKHINNNTCIHNNTCIHNNNNTCIHNNNNVGGKNNMANKKIYNNSLNSRCSVEENVAGSYIFNNNNINDIEDSTESTHKIPVEYSGGKLSNVIKYPHEYMNEDNSPNNIHKNLQKNNMKLLNDNNIEMVNKLEISSCFKCSHNVNNVSSVLINNSLYKNRSDNKKDGSEKRYVCDEYNESVKRGLPNDTNCDSAYKGCSNGGINVDVNVNDNVNDNVDVNVNDNVNDNVNDNVDANVNDNVNDNINDNVDANVDNISDDTSDDKSYWCDTNDCDDNKNLCCDKSNNIYYYGNNLKTKDEKRKKANYSSVNSLCCESTYCMDTSDDNISSNECSSYIDHNNSCSGDMKNFLEYFERSWLSEDEFVLDPTRITLFTGYSGIDGDTFKVKWLMDKYGIQINKTSINSVLFQTNIGTTGSSCLFLKSCLSLISQELDQKKSLFNERDLNQFNESVYNLVYNYIDLSVFSAFHPLFKKRYDDKNIFNNEGDLRKAFYLAYEEDYVEYILLKDLKDRIRHKEMIVAASFIIPYPPGFPVLVPGQIISEEIVNYLSGLSVKEIHGYDENIGFRCFYNFILDYYESVNINDPYSSMYHAIDKKLYEQLKEKYLNSKKDLHEERLSNLYMYDKETMQMKKVIYIYNNGSYSVDPYASISDSNEEGVIINAPQVNNKKDIYHNQRENKQHNNYNNIKKKTYANNKSDVIMGVPSADYINTHVIQKRNDNNKKIMNTRNYNNIVNYTSNILNNKKDHSIYNNGTPRIYTCSNPNNIKPHDMFNKLNHKNGEIINNTLVQKREKNKEYSLYLTDCLNTTKSHKKMYIQSYSRKGDRELDYQNKKSTSYNNMDNIVVYHGNHLGVKKNIMNNDPSLKQNNYNKNVVSCKTNNINNIGTTCKNERKKKKNLGIQMTVSSYNNHLKGNDTCRYSDSTSICEDNVNDEIIDDTGHNKRDLNDAHNVENIKCYNKKYGNGCDVIPCKENIHINEKDSYSDVVLIKKNNIITNDDGKYYNNNDHNDNHHNNNIHLNGVPLSNNINVENDYDVVEKDNKMVSPNNINNKREGAYYSDSNKNIHDNVFLKTKENENIEYITKECLKKQLVGYNKVEIKKINEFLKINKRIDDEHIGDIKIKLDDEILERNEEDNYDNKNDMCNEKIIKSNIENVAHGSPKMKVDKKDTLHSNNNCCDMNNNNNNNNCNYIKKCETNQSDIHFINDNMEEIEKTNMNIKKNVEHNIIQESNFNNVNQSVNNNMHFVLDKYNCNNIKKLNNSNIYDNNNVLSNDNNYNINHKVYNSPIENINNINCNNNIKNDHNNNIPYKENKVRNLIICENEINKNTGRQLNTLNNNSYINNLITNVDDDTFEHREGNFFLQCEFANSDINSNMYEVESSLNNIYTNLGGVIIKNNMDYDDCEPKHN, encoded by the coding sequence atgaagTTTTCTAATGATCCTAATTTCCATATTGACGAGGATTCTGTACATATGAACAATATACATCAGAATAAAATTGAAGAAGATGTAATAGATGATATGAAAGCTGTTAGTGATtataatgtaaataataaggAAGTTCAAAGAAACAGTTTATCAGTAAAAGAGAATGAGAAAATGAGGTTAAATAGTGTAGGGgtatataaattaaagagagaagaatataaaaataatatgaaccAAAGGAATATACAGcaaaagaatataaatgcaatatataagtaccataaaaatattcatacaaaagtatatgatgaaaatatagaatataACAGGAATAGTTATGAAGAGAATTTACATggaaaaacaaaatatgaTAGGATTGAAGAAttagaaaattatataaatattaacaatGCGACTAGTGTATGTTCTTtaagaataaaattatgGGAAGctcttttattatatataaataatttaaatgtggaatttatttattttattatatcatgtttaaaagaaatagaAGTGTATTGGGGACAGGAAGCTACTGAAAATTTACATGAgataattaatttaataaatgataaaaaatataaagaagTTTCTAATAAGATAAGAGAAACATTATCAAGTTTATCTGTAACAACTGGCAAGATAACAGATGAAAatccttttttttacaCATTAATTGTGTCTTCAAAAAGAGATGAAAATAGAAATAGTAGTACTAATAATTATTCAGATTTAACATGTGAATTAAATAAGATATTACAATATGAGCACAATAGATTATCTAAtcaaattaataataaggCATTggaatataaaataattgaAGTAAGTAATGCAAGGGAAGCTTTATTGGCTTGTTTAATAAATCCTCAAATATTATCTGTTGTAATAGtagataatttaaatattgaTGAGGATGGTATGGAAGAAAAGgacatatataattattataatgatgaaaataattctGTAAATAATCACAGTGTAGCAAACTCTTATGTGTATAATACTGGTGTTGtgaataatatacatatgcCCATAAATAAGGCCAATATGAATAACATTGGGGTTAATTCATCGGCAATTAATAATaaggatatatatatgaaagGAATGGTAAGTACTAACCGACATcacaacaacaacaataataataataataataataattataattataataataataataattataataattataataataataattataataattataataattataataatggCGGTATAGCTGattttaagaaaaataaatcatataattatggtaataattatttaaataataatatgaacttgaacaaaaaatataatgatagtaataaaaagaatagtataaatagtataaataatttgaattatatgaacaatattaataatgtgaataatattaataatgtgaataatgtgaataatgtgaataatatgtataatataaattacaataatgataatatttgtCATCACCAATTTAAACAACACAAATTTAATATCGCAGATTTCGTTTTGGGTTATGAACAGCTAGTTTCTGCTCCCCTAgagaaaatgaaaaaaggGTTTAATAGCCTAGTTATACTTATAAAGAGTATAGCTTATATTCGTAGTTCTGTTGATATATTTTGTGTGTGTACGTCGATAACATTGGATAGCTTACAATctgtaaataatatgataatacGTATTTTCACTACACATGATGACCATAGTGATTTACATGAATCTATATTAGATGGAGTAAAGAAAAAGATTAAGACTCCATTTTTTAATGCTTTAAAAGCATATGCTGAAAGGCCTATTGGTGTGTTTCATGCATTAGCTATTAGTAAAGGTAATAGTGTAAGAAGAAGTAGGTGGATACAATCTTTATTAGATTTTTATGGAgttaatttatttaaagCTGAATCTAGTGCAACTTGTGGTGGTTTGGATTCCTTATTAGATCCTCATGGTTCTTTAAAAGATGCTCAAATAATGGCTGCACGTGCATATAGTAGTAAGTATTGTTTTTTTGTAACTAATGGAACATCTAGttcaaataaaatagtAATGCAGGCCTTAGTTAAGCCTGGTGATATTATTTTAGTTGATCGAGCTTGTCATAAGTCTCATCATTATGGATTTGTTTTAAGTCAAGCCTTTCCATGTTATTTGGATCCTTACCCTGTATCAAAATATGGTATATATGGTGCAGTACCTATATATGTCATAAAAAAAACGTTATTAGAATATAGGAAGAGTAATAAATTACATTTGGTTCGTTTAATAATTCTAACCAATTGTACATTTGATGGTATAGTGTATAATGTAAAAAGAGTTATGGAAGAATGTCTATCGATTAAGCCtgatttaatatttttgtttgATGAAGCTTGGTTTGCTTATGCATGTTTTCATCCAATACTTAAATTTCGAACAGCTATGACAGTTGCAGAAAAGATGCGAAGTACTGaacaaaaaagaatttatgaaaaaatacataacaagttattaaaaaaatttggTAATGTAAAAAGTTTAAATGATGTACCAGAGgaagaattattaaaaacGAGATTATATCCAAATCcaaatgaatataaagTAAGAGTTTATGCAACTCAGTCCATTCATAAATCTTTAACATCTTTAAGACAAGGAAGTGTAATATTGATAAGTGATGATAATTTTGAATCGCATGCATATACACCTTTTAAAGAAGCATATTATACACATATGTCTACATCTCCGAATTATCAAATTTTGGCTACCTTAGATGCAGGTAGGGCACAAATGGAATTAGAAGGATATGGATTGGTAGAGAAACAAACTGAAGCGGCATTTCTCATAAGAAAAGAATTAAGTGAGGATCCTATTATTTCCAAATATTTTAGGATATTGAATGCGGATGATTTGATACCTGACAGATTAAGGCAATGTACAGTATCATACATGAAGAGGAAgcatataaataataatacatgtatacataataatacatgtatacataataataataatacatgtatacataataataacaatgTCGGAGGGAAGAATAATATGgcaaacaaaaaaatatataataattcgTTAAATTCTAGATGTAGTGTTGAAGAAAATGTTGCAGGTTcctatatttttaataataataatataaatgatatagAGGATAGTACAGAAAGTACACATAAGATTCCAGTCGAATATTCTGGTGGTAAATTATCTAACGTTATTAAATATCCTCATGAATATATGAATGAAGATAATAGTCCAAATAATATCcataaaaatttacaaaagaacaatatgaaattgttaaatgataataatattgagATGGTTAATAAATTGGAAATCTCCAGCTGTTTTAAATGCAGTCATAATGTGAATAATGTGTCTAGTGtgttaataaataattcgttgtataaaaatagaagTGATAATAAGAAGGATGGGTCGGAGAAGAGATATGTGTGTGATGAATATAATGAGAGTGTTAAAAGGGGTCTGCCAAATGATACAAATTGTGATTCGGCATATAAAGGGTGTTCTAATGGGGGTATCAACGTAGATGTTAATGTAAATGACAATGTAAATGACAATGTGGATGTCAATGTAAATGACAATGTAAATGACAATGTAAATGACAATGTAGATGCCAATGTAAATGACAATGTAAATGACAATATAAATGACAATGTAGATGCCAATGTGGATAACATTTCAGATGACACTTCAGATGACAAAAGTTACTGGTGTGATACCAACGATTGTGATGATAATAAGAACCTGTGTTGTGATAAGTccaataatatatattattatggtaataatttaaaaacTAAGGATGAAAAGAGGAAGAAAGCGAATTATAGTTCTGTAAATTCATTATGTTGTGAGAGCACATATTGTATGGATACGagtgatgataatattagTTCTAATGAATGTTCTTCTTATATAGatcataataattcttGTTCAGGTGATATGAAAAATTTCCTTGAATATTTTGAAAGATCGTGGTTAAGTGAAGATGAATTTGTTTTAGATCCTACACGAATAACATTATTTACAGGTTATTCAGGTATAGATGGAGATACTTTTAAAGTAAAATGGTTAATGGATAAATATGGAATTCAAATAAACAAGACATCTATAAATAGTGTTTTATTTCAAACAAATATTGGTACTACTGGTTCTTcttgtttatttttaaaaagttgtttatcattaatatcACAAGAATTAGATCAGAAGAAAAGTTTATTTAATGAGAGAGATTTAAATCAATTTAATGAGAGTGTATATAATTTAgtttataattatattgaTTTATCTGTATTTAGTGCTTTTCATCctttatttaaaaaaagatatgatgataagaatatatttaataatgaaGGTGATTTAAGAAAGGCTTTTTATTTAGCATATGAAGAAGATTATgttgaatatattttattaaaagattTAAAAGATAGGATAAGACATAAAGAAATGATAGTAGCTGCTAGTTTTATTATACCATACCCTCCTGGATTTCCTGTATTAGTTCCTGGACAAATAATAAGTGAAGAAATTGTTAATTATTTATCTGGTTTGAGTGTTAAAGAAATTCATGgatatgatgaaaatattgGATTTAgatgtttttataattttatattagattattatgaatctgttaatataaatgacCCATATAGTAGTATGTATCATGCTATAGATAAGAAGTTATATGAACAgttaaaagaaaaatatttaaatagTAAAAAAGATTTACATGAGGAGAGATTAAGTAATTTGTATATGTATGATAAAGAAACTATGCAAATGAAAAAggttatttatatatataataacgGATCATATTCTGTGGATCCATATGCATCTATAAGTGATTCAAATGAAGAAGGAGTCATTATTAATGCTCCACAAgtgaataataaaaaggatatatatcataatcaaagagaaaataaacaacacaataattataataatattaaaaaaaagacatATGCTAATAACAAATCAGATGTTATTATGGGTGTACCATCTGctgattatataaatacacatgttatacaaaaaaggaatgataataataaaaaaattatgaatactagaaattataacaatattGTTAATTATACatcaaatattttaaataataagaaagatcattctatatataataatggAACTCCTAgaatatatacatgttCCAATCCAAATAATATCAAACCGCATGATAtgtttaataaattaaatcataaaaatggtgagattataaataatacgTTAGTGCAAAAACgtgaaaaaaataaggagtattctttatatttaacCGATTGTCTAAATACAACAAAGTctcataaaaaaatgtacaTTCAATCTTATAGCCGAAAAGGTGATAGAGAATTGgattatcaaaataaaaaaagtacttcatataataatatggataatATTGTTGTATATCATGGAAATCATCTTGGTgtaaaaaagaatataatgaataatGATCCTAGtttaaaacaaaacaaTTATAACAAGAATGTGGTATCATGcaaaacaaataatattaacaatatTGGAACTACTTGTAAGAATGAAagaaagaagaaaaaaaatttggGAATTCAAATGACAGTAtcatcatataataatcatttGAAAGGAAATGATACATGTAGGTATTCAGATTCGACATCTATTTGTGAGGATAATGTAAATGATGAGATCATAGATGATACAGGTCATAATAAACGTGACCTTAATGATGCACATAATgttgaaaatataaaatgttataataaaaaatatggtAACGGCTGTGATGTTATACCAtgtaaagaaaatatacatatcaATGAAAAAGATTCATATTCTGATGTTGTtcttattaaaaaaaataatataataaccAATGATGAtggaaaatattataataataatgatcataatgataatcatcataataataatatacatttaaatGGGGTACCTTTGTCAAATAACATAAATGTAGAAAATGATTATGATGTTGTCGAAAAGGATAATAAAATGGTTTCTCcaaacaatataaataataagagGGAAGGTGCGTATTACTCTGATtctaataaaaatattcacGATAACgtatttttaaaaacaaaagaaaatgaaaatattgaatatataacaaaGGAATGTTTGAAAAAACAGTTGGTAGGATATAATAAGGTGgaaatcaaaaaaataaacgaatttttaaaaataaataaaaggaTAGATGATGAACATATTGGGgacataaaaataaaacttGATGACGAAATTTTAGAAAGAAATGAAGAAgataattatgataataaaaatgatatgtgtaatgaaaaaattattaaaagtaATATTGAGAATGTAGCACATGGTTCTCCAAAAATGAAGGTTGATAAAAAGGATACACTACATAGTAATAACAATTGTTGtgatatgaataataataataataataataattgtaattatattaaaaaatgtgaAACAAATCAAAGTgatattcattttataaatgataacatggaagaaatagaaaaaacaaatatgaatataaaaaaaaatgttgaacataatattatacaagagtctaattttaataatgtGAACCAAAgtgtaaataataatatgcATTTTGTAttagataaatataattgtaataatataaaaaaattaaataactctaatatatatgataataataatgtattaagtaatgataataattataatataaatcacaaagtatataatagtcctatagaaaatattaacaatataaattgtaataataatataaagaatgatcataataataatataccttataaagaaaataaagtaagaaatttaattatatgtgAAAATGagataaataaaaacacAGGTAGACAATTAAAtacattaaataataatagcTACATTAATAATCTTATAACAAATGTAGATGATGATACATTCGAACATAGAGAAGGGAACTTTTTTCTTCAATGTGAATTCGCAAATTCAGATATTAATTCTAATATGTATGAAGTGGAATCttctttaaataatatttatactaATCTGGGAGGagttataataaaaaataatatggaCTATGATGATTGTGAACCCAAACATAACtga
- a CDS encoding hypothetical protein (conserved Plasmodium protein, unknown function) encodes MNESSIKEKLRVSINHMNKRKLKLGIKTFSLEKTICEIFNIFSKKSKKRLNEALLELQIKKQNCDICLEKIDEFHPFLVYDVNVDNTTFYIKKIEAYCSKCYAIKDFSIFSYVLYNNKKENEFLNFSPIYEHYYKVNNLDVRMRNILENDLNNYFALSILVKNLKWKCSTPHETFEEFLEYSLNTNYKIKTSTTSQKMRKKNKREDNDKRNSKIDVKKKLKIEK; translated from the exons ATGAATGAAAGTAGcataaaagaaaaattgAGAGTGTCCATTAATCACATGAACAAGAGGAAATTAAAATTAGGAATTAAAACATTTTCATTAGAAAAAACAATATGtgaaatttttaatattttttcaaaaaaaagTAAGAAAAGGTTAAATGAAGCATTATTAGaattacaaataaaaaaacaaaattgTGATATTTGTTTAGAAAAAATTGATGAATTTCATCCATTTCTTGTGTATGATGTAAATGTGGACAACACAACtttttatatcaaaaaGATAGAa GCTTATTGCTCCAAATGTTATGCAATAAAGGACTTTTCcatattttcatatgttttatataataataaaaaggaaaatgAATTTTTAAACTTTTCTCCAATTTATgaacattattataaagTTAATAATCTGGATGTACGAATGAGAAATATTTTGGAGAATGATTTGAATAATTACTTTGCCTTATCCATACTAGtaaa AAATTTAAAGTGGAAATGTTCCACTCCTCATGAGACCTTCGAAGAGTTCCTCGAGTATTCTTTAAACACcaattataaaataaagacAAGTACAACTAGCCAAAAAAtgaggaaaaaaaataaaagagaAGATAATGATAAAAGGAATTCCAAAATTgatgttaaaaaaaaattaaagatTGAAAAATga